From Aegilops tauschii subsp. strangulata cultivar AL8/78 chromosome 5, Aet v6.0, whole genome shotgun sequence:
TGTCTCCTGTGATGGCGAGGCGAGAAGGCAAGTCAAGATTAGGAGGAGTTTGTTAGAATAATCATGACTTAGAGTTAGGCTCCAGTTGGTTAGGCAGTGCGTGTGTGTGCATGCAGCTTCGAGTGGAGAGATTAGTGGGTCAATTAGTTGTGTGTATCGTGCGTGCATGCAGGATCCGTTGGTGGCCAGTTCACGTCATGCACGAATGGACGCGACGTGGGTGTGACCGTGCCAGGCGGATTGCGTGCATGCGCAGGCGGAGTGGGGGCGAGCGCGAGGCGTAGCCTGAGCcagcctatataaacccccctcTGTGTATTGCGCCGGTCTGTTGCCGCGCCACGGTGACGGTATGTGCCGAGCCAAGGGGGAGGGGCCTAAGGAAGATGTAGTCTCCGTTGGGACCGTGGTATGCGCCCGGTCGATGTGAGAGTTCTTCCGGGGTTGTgctgcgtgtgtgcgtgtgtacCTCCATGTATGTGTGTTTGAGTAGGTGAGTTGAATAGAAGCCAACATACAGGCCGTTCGGCGGCCGGGGCGTTCGTCGCCTGGAAAATTCTGTTCATCTTCTTCTACCTTCGTGCGGCGTTTGTCGCCGGAGGGCGGTTCGGCGTATCTCGCCGGTGGGtttgttccaacatggaacatcTGTTCTTCAATTGCCCCTTTAGTCAACACTGCTGGAGTAAAGTTGGATTGACGTGGCCGATAGATGCCAACAGATTGGCTTTGCTGCGTGGGGGTAGGGATAACTGGAGGCAACCTCTTTTCATGGATATATTTTTTTTGGCTGCTTGGAGTCTATGGATGGAGAGAAACAACCAACACTTCAGAGGGATTCAGCATTCCTTCGAAGCATGGCTGGCtagattcaagcatctcttggagTTGCTAACACATAACTGCAGAGAGGAGCTTCGCCCCTTCCTGTCTAGTTACATTGTAAATTTGGGTCACTAGGGTTGTAGCTAGCTTGCTTGGCCGGGGGGCCACAAAAACCCTTTGTAACGCATATGTAACTGTTCCTTTGTGAGCaatacaaagtcagtgggagAGGTTTGTAACGCATATGTAACTGTTCCTTTGTGAGCaatacaaagtcagtgggagcctctcccactgtcatTCACCTTTCAGAAAAAAAACAATATGATTTAGACCGAATCGAAAATTGAGTAAACTGTCGGCTAGGTGTACCTTTGTGAAGTCGTTGGAAGGAGAAGATGGTTGCACCACTGGAACAATACCTTTCACCACTTTTGAATAATCCTCCAACGCCTCTTCCTCTTTTTCTGGATCTCGTGCCTCATCATTCGGATTTCCCGAGTAGATTTCACTTGGATTTCTCGAGTAGATTTCACTCGGATTACCCGAATGGGTTCCACTCGGCCGCTCTTCGTCAGCTAAACTTCGTTCTGCTGCACGCTTTGGTTCTTGATCTTCATCACTAGCCAAACTTTGTTTGGCCATATAACTTTTCTCTTGATGCTCATCAATTTCTTTGGCACAGAACTCACAGGGCAGCATGTAAGCTCCCTCACATCCAGAAAAATCTAGCACGGCCAATTTGTTGCGTTTACCGTTCCTTTGCTCGGCAAAGCTTGCATCTTCTGATTTGGTACATGCGGCAATAATTGGCTTGATGCACTCGACTTTAGCCGGCGATGCCCTCGTCTGGAACGATGCTCTTGGCTGGCATGATGTACTCAGCTGGCTCGATGCAACACACTCGACCTTAAATGTCTCGGTGCTCAATCCGGTTTCAATTGAATCCACCATTGTCTTGTCACTAAAGGAACCGTTCAACTCGGCTGTAGACGACTTGCTCATATTTAACTCGGTTTCAACCGAATCAACCGTATTAGCCGAGTGAACCCTTTCTTGCTGGTTTGCTTGCAAAGCTTCTTTCTTGGCTTGCCTCAACATCATAGAGGAGCCATCATGATTGCTGAATGGAAGAAGGGACTTCACATATTCTTGCAAATATTCCTCTCCACGCCTCTTCTTGAGTGCTTCATAAGCTTGTCGATATTCTGTTGGTAATTCCTCAAGAGTTGGTGTAGTAAAGCCATTGACGCTATTCCCTGTGAGAGTTGGCTTGACCCCATCCATTCGGGCGACATATTATTCTTTAGACTCGGCCCTACTTGGATCCGCATGCCCCCCCAACGCTCTTAGGATCTTTCGGCAATGAATTGATGTTGCCGAAATTTGGCAATTCTACATGGGGTGTATAATATGCTGCAATGATAGGTGAAGACGTATGCACTGTTGTCGAATATTTTCTCTCGCTAATTTGATCACCTGGCAACACTTCGTCTTCTTTCAAAACCCTAGCTCTTATTGCCTCATTATCAGGAACCAGCCCCCTTTCATGTTGTTCAAGGCAAAGTGCGCTAATCTTCTTATTTTTGGCTAAACATTTTAATGCAGCCAAAGCCACCTCATCTCCTGCAATATTAGGCATATATGCTCCTATAGAAACTCCATTCACTCGGCCATAACCACGAAGGTGAGCCGAGTCATGAATGTTTTTAGTTGCATATCCCACTAAACAATCAATCTCATAAGGTGTAGTATATGATGACTGAGGACAACCAGCCAAATAACTATAGGAAGCATGGCCGATTCCCCCGTCCATCGGCAAGTTTGGGGATGAACTCGCATATCGCGAGTCGGCTGCCGATGGACAAAACTGTGAGATTCCCTCATGTACATGAGGTGTCATATATTGATCACTCAAACAAATCGTGTTGTTCACCGGCATATTGAAAGGTGTTGCCGATGCACGAAAGTTCAGATTCATAAGTTGCATGTCACAGTTTTGTAAATTCCAAGTTTCTCCAACGGAATAACTAGTCGGCCTTTGCTCATTAGTGCTAGCCGACATGACATATCCATTGAAAGATCTAGCAACATCAACATAATGGCTATTTGCATCTACGTAAAGAGATTGATGATACATGTTACCGTTGTAGATTGCAGCCGCTTGATGACGCCCTCTTCGTAGCAAGAACAGGCTGGAGACTGTTCAAAGCTtcgtccccagcggagtcgccaaaaagtgtgttcgtACACGAACACGTCACTGTGTACCCTTGACGctgggggtgatgcaccgcagctcacgtcgaaggagacccggcTGGAAGTGCGGTATGCAGGCAATCCGGCGGGTGCTTTtgtagacccgaaaccccacacgcccgggagggaccccgtcagggcgtgcggcagctatgggctgccctaggttgGCCTGACCGCCCGTAGGGtctcgaggttcgccgccctgcaacaggaagaacgaacgaagaacgaggaaaaagaagaacaagggagagagataaaagtaaaggtaaaaaagtggtagatgaattgatcgattgtgtgttgttcaatcggccgtcaccccttaggtatataagaggcggatggacttcccgtacaagaaAAGGACTCCAAATCACGTCCAAATCTTTCCAAAATTAACCGAACTCGGATTTAGGTAAGTCTGGGACATTAGTTCGGTTTTTGACTCTCACAGGCCACAAATGACCTCGGATGAAGATGTGCCCAAAAGCAATATTAACCGTTTCGACGATAcaaacaactttcatgttgatcGTTTTTCGATTCGAGGCCATCTTCAGGGCCGAGCGCCTCGCGCAAGACAGCCGATTTGTGGCGCTACCCATCAAACATTCAGACATCATGTCTGGTGGGGCGCGCCATATGTAGCCTCCTGGCAGAGCTGCATTCGAAtggctctaacttttgcatacgatctcaaattgagatgatttttatatcaaaatcaatCGTTTCAACGAGACGAAGACAATCCGTGTAGAACATTTTCTCATATGAGGTCATCTTGGGGGCTTAATTGGCCAAACTGTACTCTAAATATAAGATCTTAGTACTTTGAGCATAGTTTCGGCCTTCGAGATGAAATCGGACAGCGATGGCCCAAACTTCAAAGATGTTCATATCAACAATACGGAATTCTTTCATGTAGATCACTTCTCAATTTGAGGCCATCTTAAATAAGTTCTTGACCGTGCCAAAATCTGGTGGCAACAGTGATGGGGAATTTATATTGAATTATATGAGATATTGAGCATTACCGTATAAAATTTTGGTATATATATTGCCATGGGGGGTATATACTGTTTTTTAAGTAGTATATACTACTTCTCCCTCCGTTCACAattataagatgttctaacttttttgtgAATTGGATGTGTATATATGGTtgtgtgtttgttcactcatttcggtctatatgtagtccatattgaaatatctaaaacatcttatgtttgtgaacggagggagtactttttaaAAGAGTATATGGTAAACCTTTTCAAAGAAGTATATATTTTTCATCATGGTAATTACTATCTACTAGTTTCTGTAAAGTAGTATATACTGTTTTTTTTTCTTGTCAAAGGAGTATATGCTGAATTTTTTCCGAAGGAATATATACTGAAATTGTCTAATGGAGTGTCGAATATTTCTGTTTAAGGAGTATGTACTGGTGTTCTGTAAGGAGTATATATTAAAACAAGTACTAGTATATTCAACCGATGGAGATGTATATTCATGCCCAAGATAGAGTACATATGTGCATCAGAAGGAGTATATATTCTCGATTGTACAAGTGCAAAAGAAACACCATGTACGTACTAGCCACATGGATGTGATGTATGTTTGGACTCTGAAATAAACTGAACTTGGCTAAATATCTGAAGTGTCGTTACATACATCCAACAACAGCAACAAACAAGATTCCAATTGATATGAGTATGTGTGTATTTTAGACCACAACACGAGTTTACAGGCTGCACATAAGAGATGTGTCAGTCATGTGTTGTGCAGTCCATCACGAGCACACCGCACCATCCGGCCAAACAAGCCGCTGTCGTCGAACACCACCGGAGCCGCAACGATCCATCATGCTGATCAATTGACTGGCGCCGTGTAGGAGGAGTTCAATTGACACACTAGGCACGGAAAAGAAGCAGATGTGTCTGCCAAAGACTGATGTATCTTGGGCCGAAGATGCTTGATGTGCTTCACTGTGGTAGTGCTGTTATCTTAGTCGACCATCCTGGTTGGGCAATCCTGcgtgcatgcatatatgaattAATAGGAGCGAGAAAGCTATTCCTTATGATAACCAGGGATGCAAAAGTTTTACATTGACGAGAGTTGGGCGGCGCTCTTGTTCCGTCCACGGAGTTGGCTGTCGCCGTAGCCGGATATGAGACGCATCTGCTCATTGCCCACCGGTGCAGAGTGTATGCCGATCTTTAACCGTGGCGAAAGCAAGGGATGAGTTGCTGGCTGCCGGTCGTCATTGTCGCCGCTGCTACGTCCACTGTGATTGTGTTACCGGAGGATGAGATAATTAACCATCTAACAAAATTTGTGGAACTTCTCTGCAATCGGTTCACCAAAACAAAGGAGACTGTTAATATGGTCCAACACTAATGTGTAGTTGTAATACTCTGCATGCACTTTAAAGAGTATTTTTTTCTCATGAGTTTCTTGTTGCCTTTTGTCAGCCTATGATGCCACCATATGGGAGTCCACCATATGTCATATACCCTCCTGGAGGAATTTATGCTCACCCATCAATGCGACCGGTATGCTTCAGCATGTTGCTGTAGTTTTCAGTATATACCTAAAATGCTACTGCTTAGAGTCTGACATTTGCTGAGTCATTGCATAATCCTGCAGGGTGCACACCCATTTGCTCCCTATACCATGACTTCTCCAAACGGCAATCCTGATGCTGCTGTAAGACGAGGCATTCTTAGATTGACTGATCTTCTTTTTCATTATGGAGTCTAATGGACCTAATATTTCAGGGAACTACCACCACTGCTGCTACTGCTGGTGGTGAAACAAATGGCAAATCCTCcgaaggaaaagaaaaaagtcCCATTAAAAGATCCAAAGGAAGTTTGGGTAGCTTGAACATGATTACAGGGAAAAACTGTGTCGAACATGGTAAGACCTCAGGGGCATCAGCCAATGGAACCATCTCTCAAAGGTTAGTGTGTGGTCAATTTTAGTAATAACAAGACTTCCTCCTTGTTTGCAACATTCAGTTTGTGTTGCCTCTTTTCTTGCAGTGGGGAAAGTGGAAGTGAAAGTTCAAGTGAGGGAAGTGAAGCGAATTCTCAGAATGTAAGCTATGGTTTTGCAGCGTTTAATCTTTTTTGATCAGACGTGCATACTTGCCTGTACATTTTTAGGCAGCATATGCACCTTGAGTTTAAATTTGCGGCATTTATGATTCCAGACATGCTATACCATTTCGTGTTTATTTCTTGTGAGAAGTCTTAATATCTTTGCCATTTTGAGTAATCTTTACAGGATTCACAACACAAGGAAAGTGGACAAGAACAAGATGGAGGTATGCCGATGAAAATTCTTATGGTTCTTGCTTTCATGTTTGCACTTTATGAAGCTTCTTAACTTTGTTGTGCGTGCTATCAGATGTCCGAAGTTCCCAGAATGGTGTATCACCTTCACCATCCCAGGCGCAGTTGAAGCAAACTTTGGCAATTATGCAAATGCCATCAAGTGGTCCAGTGCCTGGCCCAACAACAAACTTGAACATAGGAATGGACTACTGGGCAAATACAGCAAGCTCCTCTCCTGCATTGCATGGTAAAGTGACCCCAACTGCAATTCCAGGGGCTGTGGCCCCAACAGAGCCGTGGATGCAGGTTTCTTCTAAGACCTTATCTTGGGAATTATAGATTATACCCTTCCCTATTTTTGTAGCCTCTACTTCTCTGCTTCATAAATACTTTTGTATTGCTTGGTTTGTAGCCAATATACCATTTTTTTGCTATGACCAAAACTTTGGTCTTGGTTTGGATGGTTGCCAACTTTTTGGCCATGCCAGTTGCTCCTTTCCAACTCTGCTCCGTCTTTTTAGCCAAAGTTGGCCAACTCTTGGGCACACATAACCTTGACCAAGATTTTGGCTAGCCAAGTATTTGGTGGGGCAACCGTAGACTCAAACCATACACACCCTTTGTTCCCAACCTTGTATATTTTGTCAGACCAAGAAATAAATCTTTTGCGATACAGGTATCTATCCGAAAGATCTCTGTGTTTAGGATAACTTCATACATGCAACTGAAGTTAACTTCTGTACTAGGAGTATAATTGGACATAGGCTGTGTTAGCACTTAGCATTGTGGTGGATTACCATAATCGCATTTGCCCCACCCgcttttgcctattttagtgctTGTTTGACCCGCTTTTGCCTACTTTTGTGGCTAATTTTCAACAGCAGATTTTAAAAATAAGCACAGCTCATCACAGTTCAGCAAGCTCAAACTGAGCCATAACTACTTTACTCATCATGAATTTTATTTACTTTCCCCATCTTGCATACCATGCACTGTAGGAGGTTTATCACCCTTTTTTCTTGTCTAGTAAATACTAAACAGTAATGATAATTATTTGTCATATTGCAGTTACCTAAAATATAAACCATTGTTACTTTATTGAAATATACTAATAAACAAAATAAATCCATAAGTCAGTTTTAAGACTATTGAAGAGGCACTTCAGTATCAGTAGTTTCGTGGATAAAAATCTGAAATCTTAGTTTGGCAAATGGAGAAACTAAATATTTTGACTACCCATTATCCAGGATGAACGTGAACTGAAAAGGCAGAAAAGAAAGCAGTCAAACAGGGATTCTGCTCGCAGATCTAGGCTGCGCAAGCAGGTATTTTGTTTGTTCATCTCGAGACATACACTTTTGTCCCCTCAAGTTGATGAAGCAACTGTGTATTTTTGCAGGCTGAATGTGAGGAGTTGGCTCAGCGGGCTGAAGTATTGAAACAGGAAAATGCTTCACTTAAAGATGAAGTGAGCCGGATCAGAAAGGAGTACGATGAACTTCTGTCAAAGAATAGCTCACTGAAGGTTTGTCTTCCACTTTTTTCCTAGTTTGATATTCTGAAGCATGTTTGTTAACATTTgagttttgttttattttttcttcttttcGTTTGTTGCTCTGTAGGATAACGTTGGAGACAAACAACACAAAACTGATGAGGCAGGACTTGACAATAAGCTGCAACATTCTGGTGATGACAGCCAGAAGGACACTAATTGAGCTATCATGCAATGCTATCAGATCATAGCCCTAACTAGATTGTTGCTGGCGCAGTTGTAGTATGCGTATTGACTCCATACTTATTGCATTTAATTATTACCAGGTCGTGGTAAATCTTAATGCCAGCCTCGTGTGCTGGTTCCTGTTTCACACATGTCTTGGCTTATCTTTTAGAAGTCAAGATGTGACTGAAAATGTAGGTTGTGAACCAGTTCACTGTATCTGTTAGAAATTGTTGGTACTTTCAACTTTACAGATCTGTATTGCTGATTGTTATTGTTATGTATACCTGAAGAAATATCAGTCTTTTAATAGTCAGGTTGCTGTTTGGCCAGGCTTGACTGGTGCGTAGGTTATGTTAAATATGAATGCATCAATCTTTCCCACACATTTGATATGATATAGTGAACAAATGGAGGACTTCTGCTTTGCCGAGTGTCTCAAACGTTGTAACTATCAGAGACTATCTTTTTTTGTTTCAATTTTTCAGTTTTGCTTCTTTCAATTCACCTGAGTTGTGCTGTGGGTATGCTAAATTTTGGATGGTGATCAGAATATTCGTTTCTAGCTGTGCTTATGCTAAATTTTGGAGTGGTGATCAGAATATTCGTTTCAAGCTCATAAACTGCTTTGCCATATGCACTGTTGGTAAAAAAAATGTGTTCTTAATTCTCACTGATAACAATTTGTTTTGACCTTTATGTGTTGGGAGTAGTATTTAGCTTAAATTGTGATTGCCATGATCCAAATAAAATGTTTACCATTCGGCACCTCTCCTTAACAGTTGTATTCAGTTTGTGTGCAGGAATGAAGTTCTAGGAACATGATGGAAATTTCTCTCATGGAATAAGCTGTGCTTAGCATAGGTATGTCTGCCCTACAAGGAAATAGTTTATTTGGGAGTTCTGTTTGTATAAGTTGTCAATTATGATCTCTTGACTAATGTTTTATTGCAAGTGTCTCGTATAGTACTCCAGAAAGAGTTCTTTTATCCATAACAAGCCAAAACGCTAGTAGGTTGAACTAGTCGTTGAGGAACGGAGACATATCTGTTGAGCATGGATCTGCCCCTGGATCCTAGAAAATGGAGAACATCAAAACTATCATCAAGGTAGTACAAGATGATCGAGGTTGTAATGCACAACT
This genomic window contains:
- the LOC109775615 gene encoding bZIP transcription factor 1-D — its product is MGSSEAETPAKANKASAPQEQQPPATSSTATPTVYPDWTSFQGYPPIPPHGFFPSPVVSNPQGHPYMWGPQPMMPPYGSPPYVIYPPGGIYAHPSMRPGAHPFAPYTMTSPNGNPDAAGTTTTAATAGGETNGKSSEGKEKSPIKRSKGSLGSLNMITGKNCVEHGKTSGASANGTISQSGESGSESSSEGSEANSQNDSQHKESGQEQDGDVRSSQNGVSPSPSQAQLKQTLAIMQMPSSGPVPGPTTNLNIGMDYWANTASSSPALHGKVTPTAIPGAVAPTEPWMQDERELKRQKRKQSNRDSARRSRLRKQAECEELAQRAEVLKQENASLKDEVSRIRKEYDELLSKNSSLKDNVGDKQHKTDEAGLDNKLQHSGDDSQKDTN